In one Leishmania mexicana MHOM/GT/2001/U1103 complete genome, chromosome 19 genomic region, the following are encoded:
- a CDS encoding putative protein kinase: MLPSRAPPWGPGPPDPAPYSTIATHDCTAECVDAPPSASASHNRSTSPGGQSAGGDTASPTPASVEEPGRKTQHRRCSTTPPLKPLMKAAILAPAPEKPRCTLTGEAMQSIGNRSHPSKDGGAVTSAYISAPRTESRARVDDAPPLSLSATVSSARLHLGMIPPVVSSNFTSHQAIASAPSTPSNRREAPKMRRRSYSTFISRLPSDTRLRASPLVACSVQHLERHGCSDALSHAPPPVRPALSMTNSTDVTPIASDTDFRRSVNEGCSTVESHCTAAVAASCVVVHATSGTFRALPHPSIGLNTSLAGVGGVPSFNSSTPSTNASVLKDRHSCGTGTCGVPSESSSLPPFHTSSFDRDGVGVEDCGSEASGTAATSATVEVLHRGDANPVTGNRCSRLPSGRSISTPVSCEVGGVAPDASGASAANRARMEGDSSAAGGAEIHGAGCSFGWRMFASLTSQRGGGGGGGGAPAPSLGIFQSGLYLSMDEGDVSPASVLEVPMTPQSFSTMLLARESGEGVQHPARAGSATSAATTTTNGARSSSLAVQEGNDTMLRQSSQQVPIVSQGVEDSWSGGGVATNGIEDWCVDGCSRDSCETRTTGTPLTSGVGPPLCLVAGSGSAGCVLGGRHAAPLSSLQLLGGSSQQEMPISTIDTDEIPSTPTDISALPHPPPPLSARRRRQRRPCLHRDGGNAASSNSRVDLETGVMETDTLERARAVSKDGARAYEIVNEKYVMYDYELGKGSYSTVRLCYNLADGHFYAVKVLDRVRLKRRQLGSEASLCKINQEIAMMKHVQHKNIIALHEVIRDPSMRYVYLVLELAGSREVLSMRDNGDVLPRGDDDGAATAYPEAAAREIVKGLLQALMYTHYLGVAHRDIKPSNVLRTADGTVKLCDFGVSVLVGEAPMQLSREGSVAFLAPELLLSSELDVGRFLTPAASSLGPTRNRRVAHMFADDALASAARKARTTATSTTTATSATQLASTDGSASLREEGSRWTQRLMPSFAGAASQPSTRLAAPRTPGRETTSPGGAAPSGNPLYPPWISLPQRGGGGGGATRGASFRTLSLSSCGAAAPECTATIATAAAGPCAGGVTTATPPTGAPSPSTPAAQPLGYLSKAAGHAPVDLLKADVFALGVTVYTMLLGQLPWRASGAVSQRAAILAEPDPFLRLYKAAYGDAYVWPPQVQEACMPRCEAFGSDAIPASSHASTSASGKDGRGGSYGTGNAALSDGQRAIATEKDDVVALAPATALLCKWRHLSNTGTRSDEGTSAQAKCTPTAAKSTAAPQSHRNVPTRSDRNSAQHVFERSTAAAALPRPATQLLAKKGATSESRAPNDLAESLSDDDDWMRADESDVVEGMRESTVDVGQWMRGSSSDLLRTVQSSAATDTSSNDSEADNASDDDSSRTTVPCSAPTSATSSLSSDDDEDMESCESIYERLFEVEQPCRAYTVAEHMPLPTMPGTSREISGEAVDFVRACLCLNPTERRTVFELVRHPWIRGGVGGQHPRGSPTMFAVSE, translated from the coding sequence ATGCTGCCCTCTCGTGCGCCGCCTTGGGGTCCAGGGCCACCTGACCCGGCTCCGTACTCCACGATCGCCACGCACGACTGCACAGCCGAGTGTGTCGATGCTCCCCCTTCAGCTAGTGCTTCGCACAATCGGAGCACCTCACCAGGCGGACAGTCTGCCGGGGGTGACACGGCATCCCCAACGCCCGCTTCCGTGGAGGAGCCAGGGCGAAAGACTCAGCATCGCCGGTGTAGCACTACCCCACCTCTGAAGCCACTCATGAAGGCGGCAATTCTCGCTCCCGCGCCCGAGAAACCGCGCTGCACGTTGACTGGTGAAGCGATGCAGAGCATTGGCAACCGGTCACATCCTTCCAAggacggtggcgctgtgACTTCCGCATACATTAGCGCACCTCGTACAGAGTCCCGAGCACGAGTGGacgatgcgccgccgctgtcgttgtCCGCTACCGTTTCCTCTGCGCGGCTGCACCTGGGCATGATACCGCCAGTGGTCAGCAGCAACTTCACCTCTCATCAGGCGATCGCCAGCGCGCCATCAACACCAAGCAATCGTAGAGAGGCACCAAAGATGCGGCGACGCTCCTATTCAACCTTTATTAGTCGACTGCCTTCCGACACCCGCCTGCGAGCATCGCCGTTGGTGGCCTGTAGTGTGCAGCATCTCGAAAGGCATGGGTGCAGTGACGCCCTGTCTCATGCGCCACCCCCGGTCCGCCCCGCGTTGTCGATGACGAACTCCACAGACGTGACGCCCATTGCATCTGACACCGACTTTCGCAGGAGCGTCAACGAAGGATGCAGCACCGTCGAGTCTcactgcaccgccgccgtcgctgcgtcgTGCGTTGTCGTGCATGCAACTTCTGGCACATTTCGCGCTCTACCTCACCCTAGCATCGGGCTCAACACCAGTCTCGCAGGCGTCGGCGGAGTGCCGTCATTCAACTCTTCCACTCCGTCCACCAATGCGTCTGTTCTGAAGGATCGCCACAGTTGCGGTACAGGCACGTGCGGTGTGCCGAGTGAGTCgagctcgctgccgccattcCACACGAGCTCGTTCGACCGTGATGGTGTCGGCGTGGAGGACTGCGGCAGCGAAGCGTcaggcacggcggccacctccgccacggtTGAGGTCCTTCACAGAGGGGACGCTAACCCCGTGACGGGAAACCGGTGTAGTCGTCTGCCAAGCGGGAGAAGCATCAGCACCCCTGTCAGTTGTGAAGTCGGCGGTGTCGCACCCGATGCAAGCGGCGCCTCAGCAGCAAACCGCGCACGCATGGaaggcgacagcagcgccgccggcggtgctgaaATCCACGGGGCGGGGTGCTCGTTTGGCTGGCGCATGTTCGCTTCGCTCACCTCccagcgcggcggtggcggtgggggtggcggtgcgcctgcgccgtcccTGGGCATATTCCAAAGCGGTCTCTATCTTTCCATGGACGAGGGCGACGTCTCACCCGCGTCCGTTCTGGAGGTGCCGATGACGCCGCAGAGCTTCTCGACAATGCTGCTGGCAcgggagagcggcgaggggGTGCAGCACCCCGCtcgcgccggcagcgccacttcggcggcgacgacgacgacaaaCGGTGCACGGTCCTCTTCTCTTGCTGTGCAAGAGGGTAACGACACGATGCTGAGGCAGTCCTCACAGCAGGTGCCGATCGTCTCGCAGGGTGTGGAGGACTCCTGGAGCGGAGGCGGGGTCGCCACAAACGGGATTGAGGACTGGTGTGTCGACGGGTGCAGTCGCGATAGCTGTGAGACACGTACCACAGGCACGCCTCTCACCTCCGGGGTCGGGCCGCCCCTCTGTCTAGTCGCCGGTAGCGGAAGCGCCGGGTGCGTCTTGGGTGGACGCCACGCGGCCCCACTCAGTAGCCTTCAACTCCTCGGTGGCAGCAGTCAGCAAGAGATGCCCATCAGCACCATCGACACGGATGAGATCCCTTCCACCCCGACAGACATCAGCGCTTTACcacacccgccgccgccgctctcggcgcgccgtcggcgccaACGACGACCTTGTCTtcaccgcgacggcggcaacgcgGCCAGCAGCAACTCCCGCGTCGATTTGGAGACAGGGGTGATGGAGACAGACACGCTGGAGCGTGCCCGGGCGGTATCGAAAGACGGCGCGAGGGCGTACGAAATTGTGAATGAAAAGTACGTCATGTACGACTACGAGCTGGGAAAAGGGTCCTACTCCACAGTGCGGTTGTGCTACAACTTGGCGGATGGCCACTTCTACGCGGTGAAGGTTCTCGATCGTGTTCGACTGAAACGTCGCCAGCTCGGCTCCGAGGCCAGCCTGTGCAAGATCAATCAAGAGATCGCGATGATGAAGCACGTGCAGCACAAGAACATCATCGCGCTCCACGAGGTTATCCGTGACCCCAGCATGCGCTACGTCTACCTTGTGCTGGAGCTGGCGGGGTCCAGGGAGGTGCTGTCGATGCGGGACAACGGTGACGTGCTACcgcgcggcgacgacgacggtgccgccacggcgtACCCTGAGGCCGCCGCGCGTGAGATAGTGAAGGGGCTACTGCAGGCGCTCATGTACACCCACTACCTGGGAGTTGCGCACCGCGATATCAAGCCGTCTAACGTGCTGCGCACAGCGGACGGCACAGTGAAGCTGTGCGACTTTGGTGTCTCGGTTCTAGTCGGCGAAGCGCCCATGCAGCTGAGTCGCGAAGGCAGCGTGGCTTTCTTGGCACCGGAGTTGCTCCTGTCGAGCGAGCTGGACGTGGGGCGATTTTTGACGCCGGCCGCCTCATCTCTGGGTCCAACGCGTAACAGGAGGGTAGCGCACATGTtcgccgacgacgcgctggccagcgccgccaggaAAGCGCGCACGACTGCGACGTCCACCACAACGGCCACAAGTGCAACTCAACTGGCGAGCACCGACGGGTCAGCTTCGCTCAGGGAGGAGGGCTCCAGGTGGACCCAGCGCCTCATGCCCTCGTTTGCAGGTGCCGCCTCACAACCGAGCACGCGCCtggcagcgccacgcacCCCGGGGCGAGAGACGACGAGCCCtggtggcgccgcgccgagTGGCAACCCCCTATATCCGCCATGGATAtctctgccgcagcgtggtggtggtggtggtggcgccaccCGTGGAGCCTCCTTTCGCACCCTTTCTCTGTCGTCATGCGGGGCTGCAGCACCCGAGTGTACTGCGACGATCgcgacagctgctgctggtcctTGTGCCGGTGGTGTCACCACCGCGACACCACCGACGGGCGCGCCTTCGCCCTCCACccctgcagcgcagccgcttgGTTATCTGTCGAAAGCCGCTGGCCATGCACCGGTAGACCTGCTAAAGGCGGACGTGTTTGCGTTAGGTGTGACCGTATACACGATGCTCCTCGGCCAGCTGCCTTGGCGTGCATCGGGTGCGGTATCCCAGCGCGCGGCCATACTCGCCGAGCCCGACCCTTTTCTGCGCCTGTACAAAGCAGCTTACGGCGATGCCTATGTGTGGCCGCCACAAGTGCAGGAGGCGTGTATGCCGCGCTGTGAAGCGttcggcagcgacgctaTCCCTGCGTCCTCGCATGCTAGCACGTCGGCGAGCGGCAAGGACGGTCGCGGTGGCAGTTACGGAACGGGAAACGCCGCGCTAAGCGATGGGCAGCGAGCGATTGCTACTGAGAAGGACGATGTAGTGGCACTGGCACCGGCGACTGCACTCCTCTGCAAGTGGCGGCACTTGAGCAACACGGGGACGAGATCGGACGAAGGCACATCGGCGCAGGCGAAGTGCACGCCCACGGCGGCGAAGTCGACTGCCGCACCTCAATCTCACCGCAATGTCCCCACTCGGAGCGACCGCAACTCGGCCCAGCACGTCTTTGaacgcagcaccgccgctgctgcgttgccGCGTCCCGCGACTCAGCTCTTGGCGAAGAAAGGGGCCACATCCGAATCTCGCGCCCCAAACGACCTCGCCGAGTCGCTAAGCGATGATGACGACTGGATGAGGGCTGATGAGTCCGACGTCGTAGAAGGCATGAGAGAGAGCACGGTAGATGTGGGACAGTGGATGCGGGGCTCGTCTAGCGACCTCCTGCGAACTGTCCAATCGAGCGCCGCTACAGATACGAGCAGTAACGACAGCGAGGCTGACAACGCGTCtgacgacgacagcagcagaacGACTGTACCCTGCAGTGCACCTACATCGGCCACGTCTTCGCTGtccagcgacgacgacgaggacatGGAGTCGTGCGAGAGCATCTACGAGCGGCTCTTTGAGGTGGAACAGCCGTGCCGCGCGTACACGGTAGCGGAGCACATGCCTCTGCCTACAATGCCAGGCACCTCTCGCGAGATCAGCGGCGAAGCCGTCGACTTCGTGCGGGCGTGTCTCTGCCTGAATCCCACCGAACGTCGCACGGTGTTCGAGCTGGTCCGCCATCCGTGGAttcgcggcggcgttggagGCCAACACCCTCGCGGGTCCCCTACGATGTTCGCAGTCAGCGAGTGA
- a CDS encoding putative histone H3 variant, whose product MAGITKATVVASHPKKNVASRKMNKKSRSMAKKEAKAMRGGPSGKKYRHRWRPGTVALREVRKYQRSTEMLIARTPFRRLVKEIMSTFKDTMHMRHSAMEAIQEATESYVVSVLGDANLCTIHAKRVTLYPKDLQLALRLRGERT is encoded by the coding sequence ATGGCCGGCATCACCAAGGCCACTGTTGTGGCGAGCCACCCGAAGAAGAATGTGGCAAGCCGCAAGATGAACAAGAAGAGCCGCTCGATGGCCAAGAAGGAGGCCAAAGCAATGCGCGGAGGCCCCTCCGGTAAAAAGTATCGCCATCGCTGGCGCCCAGGCACTGTGGCACTGCGCGAGGTGCGCAAGTACCAGCGCTCGACGGAGATGCTCATCGCGCGTACCCCGttccgccgcctcgtgaAGGAAATTATGTCAACCTTCAAGGACACGATGCACATGCGCCACTCCGCCATGGAGGCGATTCAGGAGGCGACGGAGAGCTACGTTGTGAGTGTACTTGGCGACGCGAATCTCTGCACCATTCATGCCAAACGTGTAACGCTGTACCCCAAGGACCTGCAGCTAGCATTGCGCCTCCGTGGAGAGCGCACGTGA